In the genome of Bradyrhizobium sp. CIAT3101, one region contains:
- a CDS encoding ABC transporter permease yields the protein MLAFTLRRAIQAIGVMIAVGIISFSMFRFAGDPVNQMVGMDTSGAERAAIRKSLGLDDPVIVQFGRYIGNAAQFKFGVSYQFRLPVTNLLMERMPATLELAICATIFAMICGILMGVYSALRRDSWLTHIFQAVSLIGISLPTFLIGILMIYLFSVTLGWLPSFGRGDVVHIGWWTTGLLTLSGLKALIMPSITLGLFQMTLIMRLVRAEMLEVMRTDYIRFARARGLTTRAIHFGHALRNTLVPVITVAGLQFGSVIAFAIITETVFQWPGMGLLFVQAVQNVDIPIMAAYLMMVSLIFVTINLVVDILYTIVDPRLRSTVSRAH from the coding sequence ATGCTCGCTTTCACACTGCGCCGAGCCATCCAGGCCATCGGTGTCATGATTGCCGTCGGAATCATCTCGTTCTCGATGTTTCGCTTCGCCGGCGATCCCGTGAACCAGATGGTCGGGATGGACACGTCCGGCGCCGAACGCGCCGCGATCCGCAAATCGCTCGGCCTCGACGATCCCGTGATCGTGCAGTTCGGCCGCTATATCGGCAACGCCGCGCAGTTCAAGTTCGGCGTCTCCTACCAGTTCCGTCTGCCTGTCACCAATCTGCTGATGGAGCGGATGCCCGCGACGCTGGAGCTTGCGATCTGCGCCACCATCTTCGCGATGATCTGTGGCATCCTGATGGGCGTCTATTCGGCGCTGCGCCGTGACAGCTGGCTCACGCACATATTCCAGGCCGTCTCCTTGATCGGCATCTCGCTGCCGACCTTCCTGATCGGCATTCTCATGATCTACCTGTTCTCGGTAACGCTCGGCTGGCTGCCCTCGTTCGGGCGGGGCGACGTCGTCCATATCGGCTGGTGGACGACGGGGCTCCTGACGCTGTCAGGCCTGAAAGCGCTGATCATGCCCTCGATCACGCTTGGCCTATTCCAGATGACCCTGATCATGCGGCTGGTGCGCGCGGAGATGCTCGAGGTCATGCGGACCGACTACATCCGCTTCGCCCGTGCCCGCGGGCTGACCACGCGGGCGATCCATTTCGGCCACGCGCTGCGCAACACGCTGGTTCCCGTCATCACCGTGGCCGGCCTGCAATTTGGCTCGGTCATTGCTTTCGCAATCATCACCGAGACCGTGTTCCAGTGGCCGGGCATGGGACTCCTGTTCGTGCAGGCCGTTCAGAACGTCGATATTCCGATCATGGCGGCCTATCTGATGATGGTGTCGCTGATCTTCGTCACCATCAATCTCGTGGTTGATATCCTCTACACCATCGTCGATCCGCGGCTGCGCTCGACGGTCAGCCGGGCGCACTGA
- a CDS encoding ABC transporter permease, with product MSEAVVPHSTEKRAAAPGWFRRALDSDLFYSFRRSRITMIAAGVTLLFFLVAIFASVLSVQNPFDPAQLQLMNSRISPLWTADGQSPFLLGTDEQGRDVLSAILYGLRISLLVGVLGVVLSGAIGILLGLTAGYFGGAVDGLIMRIADVQLSFPAILIALLINGIAKSVFGNKLDEMSMLAVLVFAIGLSFWVQYARTVRGSVLVEKNKDYVAAAQLIGLPAPVIMLRHVLPNTTGPILVIATINLALAIITEATLSFLGSGMPETMPSLGTLIRIGNGYLFAGEWWIVAFPGIALAALILSINLLGDWLRDALNPKLR from the coding sequence ATGAGCGAAGCCGTCGTTCCACACAGCACCGAGAAGCGCGCCGCCGCACCCGGCTGGTTCCGGCGCGCGCTCGACAGCGACCTGTTCTATTCGTTCCGCCGCTCCAGGATCACCATGATCGCCGCGGGGGTGACGCTGCTGTTCTTCCTGGTCGCGATCTTCGCCTCGGTGCTATCGGTCCAAAACCCGTTCGACCCGGCGCAGCTCCAGCTGATGAATTCGCGCATCTCGCCGCTCTGGACCGCCGACGGCCAGAGCCCGTTCCTGCTCGGCACCGACGAGCAGGGCCGCGACGTGCTGTCCGCGATCCTCTACGGCCTGCGCATCTCGCTGCTCGTCGGCGTGCTCGGCGTGGTCCTCTCCGGCGCAATCGGCATCCTGCTCGGGCTGACGGCCGGCTATTTCGGCGGCGCCGTCGATGGGCTGATCATGCGCATCGCCGACGTGCAGCTTTCCTTTCCGGCCATCCTGATCGCGCTCCTGATCAACGGCATCGCCAAGTCGGTCTTCGGCAACAAGCTCGACGAGATGAGCATGCTGGCGGTCCTGGTGTTCGCGATCGGGCTGAGCTTTTGGGTGCAGTACGCCCGCACGGTGCGTGGCTCGGTGCTGGTCGAGAAGAACAAGGATTATGTCGCGGCCGCGCAATTGATCGGGCTGCCCGCCCCCGTGATCATGCTGCGCCACGTGCTGCCGAACACCACCGGACCGATCCTCGTGATCGCCACCATCAACCTCGCACTCGCCATCATCACAGAGGCAACGCTGTCGTTCCTCGGCTCGGGCATGCCCGAGACCATGCCGTCGCTCGGTACGCTGATCCGCATCGGCAACGGATATCTGTTCGCAGGCGAATGGTGGATCGTCGCCTTCCCGGGAATCGCACTCGCGGCCCTGATCCTGTCGATCAACCTGCTTGGCGACTGGCTGCGCGACGCGCTCAACCCGAAACTCCGATGA
- a CDS encoding ABC transporter ATP-binding protein has translation MTEPVLSVRNLQVEFASRRGTLRAIDGVSFDIAKGEVLGVVGESGAGKSVTGLSVIGLIDPPGRIAGGEIHLAGLRIDNMPPEEMRRIRGKRIGMIFQDPLTSLNPLYKVGDQIVETIRTHLNLSEQAARRRAIDLLAEVGIPAPEKRIDGYPHEFSGGMRQRVVIALAICAEPELIIADEPTTALDVSVQAQIISLIKRLGRDHGTAVMLVTHDMGVIAETSDRVAVMYAGRVAEIGPVQDVVRNPLHPYAKGLMGAIPTLAGDDKRLVQIPGSMPRLSAIPRGCSFNPRCASAFDRCRVERPEPLSRGTQSVACHLYDNAPAETAA, from the coding sequence ATGACCGAACCCGTTCTCTCCGTCCGTAATCTCCAGGTCGAGTTCGCCTCCCGCCGCGGCACGCTGCGCGCGATCGACGGTGTTTCCTTCGACATCGCCAAGGGCGAAGTGCTCGGCGTGGTCGGCGAATCCGGCGCCGGCAAATCCGTCACCGGGCTTTCGGTGATCGGCCTGATCGATCCGCCCGGCCGCATCGCCGGTGGCGAGATCCACCTCGCGGGCCTGCGCATCGACAATATGCCGCCGGAGGAGATGCGCCGTATCAGGGGAAAGCGCATCGGCATGATCTTCCAGGATCCGCTCACCTCGCTCAATCCGCTGTACAAGGTCGGCGACCAGATCGTGGAAACCATCCGGACCCACCTCAATCTGTCCGAACAGGCGGCCCGCCGCCGTGCCATCGACCTCCTCGCCGAGGTCGGCATTCCCGCCCCGGAAAAGCGCATCGACGGCTACCCTCATGAATTCTCCGGCGGCATGCGCCAGCGCGTGGTGATTGCGCTGGCGATCTGCGCCGAGCCGGAGCTGATCATCGCGGACGAGCCGACCACCGCGCTCGACGTCTCCGTGCAGGCGCAGATCATCTCGTTGATCAAGCGGCTCGGTCGCGACCACGGCACCGCCGTGATGCTGGTCACCCACGACATGGGCGTAATCGCCGAGACCTCGGACCGCGTCGCCGTGATGTATGCCGGCCGCGTCGCCGAGATCGGCCCGGTGCAGGACGTCGTGAGGAATCCGCTGCATCCCTATGCCAAGGGTCTGATGGGCGCGATCCCGACGCTTGCCGGCGACGACAAACGTCTGGTGCAGATTCCAGGCTCGATGCCGCGCCTGTCGGCGATCCCGCGCGGCTGCTCGTTCAACCCGCGCTGCGCGTCCGCCTTCGATCGCTGCCGGGTGGAGCGGCCGGAGCCGCTCTCGCGCGGCACGCAGTCGGTTGCCTGCCATCTCTATGACAACGCGCCGGCGGAGACCGCGGCATGA
- a CDS encoding oligopeptide/dipeptide ABC transporter ATP-binding protein, whose translation MSAPFVQATNLRRVFDVSKPWLNRLLEGGHLEYLKAVDHVTFDIKKGETFALVGESGSGKTTVARMVVGLLPPSAGDVLIDGVSMTNPRQAQARRKLRRRIQMIFQDPYASLNPHFRVDAIISEPIRAFDLIQGERDIQARVGELLSLVGLHPDDRLKFPHEFSGGQRQRIAIARALASDAEFIVCDEPTSALDVSVQAQILNLMRDLQDKFGLTYLFISHNLAVVRHMASRVGVMYLGRIVEIAEGRELFARPRMPYTKMLLGAVPDLAMSGRQRIPVKGEIPNPINPPSGCAFNPRCPLAYDLCRKEAPELIDGVACHAVNTAPVPA comes from the coding sequence ATGAGCGCCCCCTTCGTCCAGGCCACAAACCTCCGCCGCGTCTTCGACGTCTCGAAGCCCTGGCTCAACCGCTTGCTGGAAGGCGGACATCTCGAATATCTCAAGGCGGTCGATCACGTCACCTTCGACATCAAGAAGGGCGAGACCTTTGCGCTGGTCGGCGAATCCGGCTCGGGCAAGACCACGGTGGCGCGGATGGTGGTCGGCCTGCTGCCGCCGAGCGCGGGCGACGTCCTGATCGACGGCGTCTCGATGACCAATCCGCGGCAAGCGCAGGCACGCCGAAAGCTGCGCCGCCGCATCCAGATGATCTTTCAGGATCCTTATGCGAGTCTCAACCCGCACTTCCGCGTCGATGCCATCATCTCCGAGCCGATCCGCGCCTTCGACCTGATTCAGGGCGAACGCGACATCCAGGCGCGCGTCGGCGAGCTGCTCAGCCTCGTCGGCCTGCATCCCGACGACCGCCTGAAATTTCCGCATGAGTTCTCCGGCGGTCAGCGCCAGCGCATCGCAATCGCGCGGGCGCTCGCCTCCGACGCCGAATTCATCGTCTGCGACGAGCCGACCTCGGCCCTCGACGTGTCCGTGCAGGCGCAAATCCTGAACCTGATGCGCGACCTGCAGGACAAGTTCGGCCTGACCTATCTGTTCATCAGCCATAACCTCGCCGTGGTCCGCCACATGGCGAGCCGGGTCGGCGTGATGTATCTCGGCCGGATCGTCGAGATCGCGGAGGGGCGCGAGCTGTTCGCCCGGCCCCGCATGCCCTACACCAAGATGCTGCTGGGCGCCGTGCCTGATCTCGCGATGTCCGGTCGCCAGCGGATTCCGGTGAAGGGCGAGATCCCGAACCCGATCAATCCGCCGTCCGGCTGTGCCTTCAATCCGCGCTGCCCGCTGGCGTACGACCTCTGCCGCAAGGAGGCCCCGGAACTGATCGACGGTGTCGCCTGTCACGCGGTCAACACCGCGCCGGTCCCGGCATAA